A genomic region of Candidatus Poribacteria bacterium contains the following coding sequences:
- a CDS encoding phytanoyl-CoA dioxygenase family protein, with amino-acid sequence MDWQLETTVSDEQVKFYKENGYLAYGRIFTKPELDELRDYVDDMIENLPDGRRPEQMDVPHFAHPYLFKYLTHPRVLKVIERFIGPDIVLWSSHFISKRENDGMAVPWHQDGVYWGESLDPMHVITMWLAVDESKVENGCMRVIPGSHNLRDRRYESVDRKNMLFGSEVVEDDLDTSKIVNLELEVGECHFHDAWTIHNSSPNVSEKRRCGYTMRYMPADVRYPGAEWRRAHYIYLLQGKDRTDGFNTYTPVPEF; translated from the coding sequence ATGGACTGGCAACTGGAAACGACTGTCTCTGATGAGCAGGTCAAATTTTACAAAGAAAACGGGTATCTCGCTTATGGACGCATCTTCACGAAACCGGAGTTAGATGAACTTCGGGATTATGTGGACGATATGATCGAAAATTTGCCGGACGGTAGGCGTCCAGAGCAGATGGATGTGCCGCATTTTGCGCATCCTTATCTGTTCAAATACCTGACACATCCACGTGTGTTGAAGGTGATCGAGCGGTTTATCGGACCGGATATCGTCCTCTGGTCAAGCCATTTTATTAGCAAACGCGAGAACGATGGCATGGCAGTCCCATGGCACCAAGACGGGGTCTACTGGGGTGAGTCGCTTGATCCGATGCACGTTATCACGATGTGGCTGGCAGTTGATGAATCGAAGGTCGAAAACGGCTGCATGCGCGTCATCCCCGGCAGCCACAACTTACGCGATCGCCGTTATGAATCTGTTGATCGAAAAAATATGCTGTTCGGAAGCGAAGTGGTGGAAGATGACCTTGACACATCCAAGATAGTCAACTTGGAATTAGAGGTCGGCGAGTGTCATTTCCACGATGCGTGGACAATCCACAACTCAAGTCCGAACGTTTCCGAAAAACGGCGATGCGGCTACACAATGCGCTATATGCCAGCAGATGTCCGTTACCCCGGTGCAGAGTGGCGGCGCGCACACTATATCTATCTGTTGCAGGGCAAAGATAGAACAGACGGTTTTAATACTTACACGCCTGTACCGGAATTTTAA
- a CDS encoding amidohydrolase family protein — protein MRPYFDVHCHIGMTVSRAPTIGQSVGRCLARMASANVIGAIPCPTGGGPQARGVLDTRAQHETVANACKLHPERFPIGLGNVEVRHEQAGVDELDRAMQEDGLVGFMCHPGLSGHSLGGELHAFLEVVAMHNGLCLLHQAGSTQNIATYARRFPSVTFIIGHVSMSKAGHLDAIAQCGMCENVWFDVAQKPEGADESWDLVHLVNNLGSDRIMFGSDLPYYDFRLVQAQIEAAPLDEETKERIAYQNAVRLVQQFREDWLPTLAPITPPQIYSEREMWDANGARLR, from the coding sequence ATGCGTCCCTATTTTGATGTACACTGCCACATCGGCATGACCGTATCACGCGCCCCAACTATAGGGCAGAGTGTTGGACGATGTCTCGCAAGAATGGCTTCAGCAAATGTTATCGGTGCAATTCCGTGTCCAACAGGCGGAGGACCGCAGGCACGCGGTGTATTAGATACGCGCGCCCAACACGAGACGGTTGCCAATGCCTGCAAACTCCACCCAGAACGTTTTCCGATCGGACTCGGCAACGTTGAAGTTCGACACGAACAGGCTGGTGTGGATGAACTTGATAGAGCAATGCAAGAAGACGGTTTAGTCGGATTTATGTGTCATCCGGGACTGTCAGGACATTCCCTCGGCGGTGAGCTGCACGCATTCCTTGAAGTGGTAGCGATGCACAACGGACTCTGCCTATTACATCAGGCAGGTTCCACGCAAAACATCGCAACTTACGCGAGACGATTCCCATCAGTAACGTTTATCATCGGGCATGTTTCAATGAGCAAAGCCGGACACCTCGATGCCATTGCCCAATGTGGAATGTGTGAGAATGTCTGGTTTGACGTAGCACAGAAGCCGGAAGGCGCAGATGAAAGTTGGGACTTGGTACATCTCGTCAATAACCTCGGCAGTGATAGGATTATGTTCGGGAGCGATCTGCCCTACTACGATTTCCGGTTAGTTCAAGCACAGATTGAGGCGGCGCCCCTTGACGAGGAAACAAAAGAACGGATCGCCTATCAGAATGCGGTACGATTGGTTCAGCAATTCCGCGAGGATTGGTTGCCAACGCTGGCACCGATAACACCACCACAGATCTATTCGGAGCGTGAGATGTGGGATGCAAACGGCGCAAGACTCCGCTAA
- a CDS encoding ABC transporter permease subunit: MPIHTQDYRHWEGTLNPNHYTRWWIITKAELKLLAQRKIVRLIVAIPPAIYILVHAVLIYIQNQFPETAFLFNIDNEFFQNFLFRNPGTGPPTSFLIALIAIFGGSGLIATDLKNNTLALYLSKPISWIDYLIGKFAVIGILLGFLTVVPGLLLFLEQALLADVSFLKENYWIPFPIIAYSALLILSASLLMLLFSSLTSNPRYATIGFCAVWFGSPAIQQLLKVITRTSKTAVVSLWANYEILGSVLFDGPQSHAVHWVWSLLIVLALIVLCLFVLHRRIRAVEIVK; this comes from the coding sequence ATGCCTATTCACACACAGGACTACCGACATTGGGAAGGAACGCTCAACCCTAACCATTACACACGATGGTGGATTATCACAAAAGCAGAACTCAAACTGCTGGCACAACGCAAAATTGTCCGATTAATTGTTGCTATTCCTCCCGCAATCTACATTTTGGTTCACGCAGTTCTTATCTACATCCAGAATCAGTTCCCGGAAACGGCATTTTTGTTTAACATTGACAACGAGTTTTTTCAGAACTTCCTATTCCGAAACCCCGGCACAGGCCCCCCTACCTCATTTCTCATCGCGCTGATCGCTATTTTCGGTGGCTCGGGATTAATCGCTACAGATCTGAAGAATAACACGCTCGCCCTCTACCTCTCAAAACCCATCTCATGGATAGATTATCTCATCGGGAAATTCGCAGTCATTGGGATCCTACTTGGTTTTCTCACGGTGGTGCCTGGGCTTCTGCTATTTCTGGAGCAGGCACTGTTAGCGGACGTGTCCTTTCTGAAAGAGAACTATTGGATACCTTTTCCGATTATCGCCTATTCTGCACTACTTATCCTCTCTGCCAGCCTGTTGATGCTACTTTTCTCATCACTGACTTCAAACCCTCGCTATGCCACAATCGGTTTCTGCGCTGTATGGTTTGGCTCGCCTGCCATCCAGCAACTGCTCAAAGTGATTACCCGGACCAGTAAAACGGCTGTCGTCTCGCTTTGGGCAAACTACGAGATTCTGGGTTCAGTACTCTTTGACGGTCCACAGAGTCATGCTGTACATTGGGTTTGGTCGCTTCTTATCGTGCTCGCGCTGATAGTTCTCTGCCTCTTCGTGCTCCACCGTCGGATTCGTGCGGTTGAAATTGTTAAGTAA
- a CDS encoding TonB-dependent receptor: protein MNFSKRFYTLAFLMMLSISLPVVADEETEEVVRLEDVVVTARKREQRSFEVPLSVSTLQGEKFDTIRSSGMDVRFLSNRTPSLQIESSFGRIFPRFYIRGLGNTDFDLNASQPVSLLYDGVVLENALLKGFPAFDLDRVEVLRGPQGTLFGRNTPAGIVKFESARPTQILEGYVRVNYGRFNSSNFESAVSGPIVPSVLSARLSLLVQRRDDWVDNQHTGEDDTLGGHQDFAGRLQLLWTPIPELETRFKFHARDLDGTARLFRANILSQGEGGLVQDFSRGSIAHDGRNEQTLSTQGLSVEVRYDIGDFQLVTLTGFERLTNFSRGDIDGGYGAAFLPVSGPGEIPFPSETASGIPNLRQFSQEVRLMSPAARRLTYQLGLYYFSEFVEMEDFNYDTLAEGALDGVARQEQASTAQAAFAALTFQMLENLELGAGLRLSHDAKDYTAWRDQAPAVTGAGPLGPIHENPEDTVWSGDMSLRYQVAPSVQTYLRAARGFRAPSIQGRLLFGDAVTVADTETILSFEGGTKLRLWDQRLHLNMAAFHYFMQDQQLTAVGGETNFNRLVNADSTIGRGVEAELIFMPITALEVSAGFSYNQTRIDDPNLAIQGCGAPCTMLDPSVADGIYAIDGNSLPQAPGWIADIALHYILDLPAGARLIASTDWAYRSRVRFFLYDSVEFADDWLLVGGVRLACLLPYSDIEVALIGRNILNDTSATGGIDFNNLTGYVNEPRFWSLEIGRRF, encoded by the coding sequence ATGAACTTTAGCAAACGATTTTATACGTTGGCTTTCTTGATGATGTTGTCTATATCTTTACCGGTTGTTGCTGATGAGGAGACCGAAGAAGTTGTTCGGTTGGAAGATGTCGTGGTTACTGCACGTAAACGTGAGCAGCGATCTTTTGAGGTACCGCTCTCCGTTTCAACACTCCAGGGTGAGAAATTCGACACGATACGCTCATCGGGTATGGATGTACGTTTTTTGTCGAACCGCACGCCGAGTTTACAGATCGAATCGTCGTTTGGACGTATCTTTCCGCGCTTTTATATCCGCGGTCTCGGCAATACGGACTTCGACCTCAACGCTTCGCAGCCGGTTTCGCTGCTCTACGACGGCGTTGTGCTTGAAAACGCTTTGCTAAAGGGATTTCCCGCCTTTGACTTGGATCGGGTTGAGGTGTTGCGGGGCCCACAAGGTACACTCTTCGGACGCAATACGCCCGCGGGGATTGTAAAATTTGAATCGGCGCGTCCGACACAGATCCTTGAAGGATACGTACGGGTGAATTACGGTCGATTTAACAGCAGTAATTTTGAAAGTGCTGTATCGGGTCCGATCGTTCCGTCTGTGCTTTCTGCTCGGCTTTCATTGCTTGTACAGCGGCGAGACGACTGGGTGGACAACCAACATACCGGTGAAGATGATACCTTAGGTGGACATCAAGACTTTGCAGGTCGCCTACAGTTGTTGTGGACACCTATCCCGGAGTTGGAAACACGATTCAAATTCCATGCCCGCGATCTCGACGGCACTGCACGCCTGTTCCGCGCCAATATCCTGTCACAGGGTGAAGGTGGACTGGTGCAGGATTTTTCTCGGGGCAGTATTGCACATGACGGACGTAATGAGCAGACGTTAAGCACACAAGGTTTGAGCGTTGAAGTACGCTACGATATTGGGGACTTCCAACTGGTGACGTTGACAGGCTTTGAACGACTGACCAATTTCTCGCGCGGAGACATCGACGGCGGATACGGTGCTGCGTTTCTGCCAGTAAGCGGTCCCGGTGAGATTCCCTTCCCTTCTGAAACCGCGTCTGGTATTCCGAATCTGCGACAATTTAGCCAAGAAGTACGCTTGATGAGTCCAGCCGCGCGCCGTCTCACCTACCAGCTCGGTTTATACTATTTTTCGGAATTCGTGGAGATGGAGGATTTCAACTATGATACACTCGCTGAGGGAGCTTTGGATGGTGTCGCGCGACAAGAGCAGGCATCCACAGCACAAGCGGCATTCGCAGCGTTAACCTTCCAAATGCTTGAGAACCTCGAACTCGGTGCGGGGCTACGATTGTCGCATGATGCGAAGGACTATACAGCATGGCGGGATCAAGCACCCGCTGTTACTGGGGCAGGTCCACTCGGTCCTATCCACGAGAACCCCGAAGACACCGTCTGGAGCGGAGATATGAGCCTCCGCTATCAAGTGGCACCGAGTGTGCAGACGTATCTCCGCGCGGCGCGAGGCTTTCGGGCACCGAGTATTCAAGGACGCTTGTTGTTTGGTGATGCTGTCACAGTCGCGGATACCGAGACGATTCTCTCCTTTGAAGGCGGCACGAAATTACGTTTGTGGGACCAGCGGTTGCATCTGAATATGGCGGCGTTCCACTATTTTATGCAGGATCAACAACTCACTGCGGTGGGTGGCGAAACCAATTTCAACCGGTTAGTGAACGCTGATAGCACTATTGGACGCGGCGTTGAAGCGGAGTTGATTTTTATGCCAATCACTGCCCTTGAGGTTTCAGCGGGATTTAGTTACAACCAGACGCGGATTGACGATCCGAATTTGGCGATACAGGGGTGTGGTGCGCCGTGTACGATGTTGGATCCGTCTGTTGCTGATGGAATTTACGCCATTGATGGCAACAGTCTGCCGCAGGCTCCGGGTTGGATTGCAGACATAGCACTGCATTATATTCTCGACCTACCAGCAGGTGCGCGCCTCATTGCGTCCACGGACTGGGCATATCGTAGCCGAGTCCGGTTCTTTCTCTACGATTCTGTAGAGTTTGCCGACGATTGGCTTTTGGTTGGCGGTGTCCGACTTGCGTGCCTATTACCGTATAGCGACATAGAGGTAGCACTTATAGGACGGAACATCCTCAACGACACGTCTGCGACAGGTGGTATCGATTTCAACAATCTGACGGGCTATGTCAATGAACCGCGATTTTGGAGTCTGGAAATAGGGCGGCGTTTTTAA
- the yjjX gene encoding inosine/xanthosine triphosphatase — protein MKPTKVLIGSENSVKIESARQSFSKFFNPLEIHGLSVDSGVSAQPFNQDTFVGAKNRAEHTKRINDEQHLNANFFLGIEGGVLQLHNRWFQFTVIHILDQQHRESVGTSGLYELPNWIVEKLLAGIELGHIIDELTGDFNTREKQSASGFFTNGVVDRLLNYTQAVTFALIPFLNDSLYFEKK, from the coding sequence ATGAAACCTACTAAAGTTTTAATCGGTTCAGAAAATAGCGTCAAAATTGAGAGTGCCCGACAAAGTTTCTCAAAATTTTTCAATCCGTTGGAGATTCATGGATTATCCGTTGACTCCGGCGTTTCTGCTCAACCCTTTAATCAAGACACCTTCGTCGGTGCCAAGAACCGTGCCGAACATACAAAGCGGATCAACGACGAACAGCATCTAAACGCCAACTTTTTCCTCGGTATTGAGGGTGGGGTACTTCAACTACATAACAGATGGTTCCAATTTACCGTCATCCACATATTGGATCAACAGCACCGAGAAAGTGTTGGCACATCTGGCTTGTATGAATTACCAAACTGGATCGTCGAAAAACTTTTGGCAGGCATTGAATTAGGACACATCATTGATGAACTTACCGGAGATTTCAACACGAGAGAGAAACAGAGTGCCAGCGGTTTTTTCACAAACGGTGTAGTGGATAGATTGCTGAACTACACGCAAGCCGTAACTTTTGCCTTAATCCCTTTTCTTAACGATAGCCTCTATTTTGAAAAAAAATAA
- a CDS encoding LamG domain-containing protein, with protein sequence MRGRYQKPSIFWSVIGAAVLLFTTQGHTAIDPATAVAVWLFNEDGGDLAKDLTENALDAEFLDPVKWTDGKFDGGLEFKSGGLVNAGTSPLLNVGKANFSMLAWFKYSKTADDWHATIIEKADFAMPRHGYLLCVRGNLDPNNKGKPLFWFGLAQGAGVHLFGTSPINDGKWYHLAATADRKGAMKLYRDGKLEAEKDISAQQKENEDNHKPFTIGGEAGVASRSLVDGAIDEAALFNVVLTEDQITEIAEKGLARTLGAEAVSPNDKLATTWAKIKRK encoded by the coding sequence ATGAGAGGTAGATATCAAAAACCGAGCATTTTCTGGTCTGTTATAGGTGCTGCCGTCCTGCTGTTTACCACGCAAGGACACACCGCAATTGACCCCGCCACGGCAGTAGCCGTCTGGCTCTTCAACGAGGATGGCGGCGATCTCGCCAAGGACTTAACGGAAAACGCGCTCGATGCGGAGTTCTTAGACCCTGTGAAGTGGACGGATGGCAAATTCGACGGTGGATTGGAATTCAAAAGTGGTGGATTGGTTAACGCTGGCACTTCACCGCTCCTGAACGTCGGCAAAGCAAATTTTTCTATGTTAGCATGGTTCAAGTATTCTAAAACCGCCGACGATTGGCACGCAACTATTATCGAAAAGGCTGATTTCGCTATGCCGAGGCACGGCTACCTCTTGTGCGTTCGCGGGAATCTTGATCCGAATAACAAAGGAAAACCGCTGTTTTGGTTTGGATTGGCACAAGGGGCAGGCGTTCATCTCTTTGGAACATCGCCTATCAACGATGGGAAATGGTACCATCTCGCTGCAACTGCTGACCGAAAGGGTGCCATGAAATTGTACCGTGATGGAAAACTGGAGGCTGAAAAAGATATTTCCGCGCAGCAAAAAGAGAATGAAGATAACCATAAACCCTTTACTATTGGGGGTGAAGCCGGTGTTGCCTCCCGAAGTCTTGTGGATGGAGCAATAGATGAAGCGGCACTCTTCAACGTTGTGTTGACTGAGGATCAGATAACAGAAATTGCCGAAAAAGGGCTTGCGCGGACGTTGGGAGCAGAGGCGGTTTCACCAAATGATAAATTGGCTACCACCTGGGCGAAAATAAAAAGGAAATAA
- a CDS encoding CUAEP/CCAEP-tail radical SAM protein has product MNTPGVILLISCYELGHRPAGLTRPLHALEAAGFAPDITDIAVEPLDAEKVKRARFIGISVPMHTALRLGVHLLHRIRQINPEVSICMYGLYATLNADYLLSHGVDFCLPSSVTPQPPLSGGQVRDASSGGQATDTSTQLVALVQSLVEGKQVETQKTDFYTAKLPPLEEYAQFEDKDEVRTVGYTETTHGCKHLCTHCPIPPVYKGKFFAVNREIVLDEIQKQVAEGAMHITFGDPDFLNGPMHGLRILRTMHEAYPNLTFDFTTKVEHILKHRKHFPEFAQLGCRFVISAVESLSDTVLTILEKHHTRADVETAIDIVQGTGIALRPTWVPFTPWTTLDDYLEIFQFVDTHRLVYHVDPVQYAVRLLIPPGSYLRNRPETKALPLTLDEAAFSYTWVHPDARMDELHKTVNALVENDARAGADTLETFYRIWSLAADMRSQPSPKQSRGVHQPAPRITEAWFC; this is encoded by the coding sequence ATGAACACCCCTGGCGTAATCCTTTTAATCTCCTGCTACGAACTCGGACACCGACCCGCAGGACTTACGCGTCCACTCCACGCCCTTGAGGCAGCAGGATTTGCCCCTGACATAACTGATATTGCTGTTGAGCCTCTGGATGCTGAAAAAGTCAAACGCGCCCGGTTTATCGGCATCTCAGTCCCGATGCACACAGCACTGCGGCTTGGTGTTCATCTTTTGCACCGTATCCGGCAAATCAACCCGGAGGTCTCTATATGTATGTACGGACTTTATGCGACACTCAACGCTGACTATCTGCTATCACACGGTGTCGATTTTTGCCTTCCGTCTTCAGTAACCCCCCAACCCCCCTTATCAGGGGGGCAAGTTAGGGATGCGTCATCAGGGGGGCAGGCTACGGACACTTCAACGCAACTCGTTGCGTTGGTGCAATCTCTTGTGGAGGGAAAGCAGGTTGAGACACAGAAGACTGATTTCTATACTGCGAAACTGCCGCCGTTAGAGGAGTATGCCCAATTTGAGGATAAAGACGAGGTGCGGACTGTCGGGTATACGGAAACAACACACGGGTGCAAGCACCTCTGCACACACTGTCCTATACCGCCTGTTTATAAAGGTAAGTTTTTTGCTGTGAACCGGGAAATAGTGCTGGACGAGATTCAGAAACAAGTGGCTGAAGGTGCAATGCATATTACGTTCGGGGATCCGGATTTCCTCAACGGACCGATGCACGGACTTCGCATCCTCCGTACGATGCATGAAGCGTATCCAAATCTTACCTTCGATTTCACGACGAAGGTTGAGCATATTCTGAAGCATAGAAAGCATTTCCCAGAATTCGCACAACTCGGATGCAGGTTTGTTATCTCTGCCGTCGAATCACTGAGTGACACAGTATTAACGATTTTGGAGAAGCATCACACGCGTGCTGATGTCGAAACCGCAATTGACATCGTTCAGGGGACCGGTATCGCACTCCGTCCGACGTGGGTGCCGTTTACGCCGTGGACAACCTTAGATGATTATCTTGAGATATTCCAGTTTGTTGATACGCATCGTCTTGTGTATCACGTGGATCCCGTGCAGTATGCCGTTCGATTGTTAATTCCGCCGGGTTCATACCTACGCAACCGCCCTGAGACAAAAGCACTTCCACTCACCCTTGATGAAGCCGCTTTCAGTTATACATGGGTACATCCGGATGCACGGATGGATGAACTTCATAAAACGGTCAATGCCCTTGTTGAAAACGACGCGCGTGCCGGTGCGGATACCTTAGAGACCTTTTATCGGATATGGTCCCTCGCTGCGGATATGCGGAGTCAACCTTCACCGAAACAGAGTAGAGGTGTACATCAACCCGCACCACGGATTACTGAAGCATGGTTCTGCTGA
- a CDS encoding SDR family NAD(P)-dependent oxidoreductase has protein sequence MQKVAVITGAASGIGRGLAERFAAEGMRVVLADVEERALVNLETDLKAEGATVLAVKTDVSNADEVENLAEQTVDVFGAVHILCNNAGVVCSRPIWEHTLADWEWVLGVNLWGVIHGIRAFVPRMLAQDDACHIVNTASILGLVGGSGEGIYKVSKHGVVVLSETLADELKQKEANIQVHILCPGWVRTGILESSRNRPDALQNPETETPPRQETIGGSRNVRTEMEAGLLPTEVAEHVYNAIQTGTFYIHTHPEHKTWVRERMERILA, from the coding sequence ATGCAAAAGGTTGCCGTTATTACGGGCGCAGCGAGTGGTATCGGAAGAGGATTGGCGGAACGGTTCGCAGCGGAAGGCATGAGGGTCGTTCTCGCTGATGTCGAAGAGAGAGCGTTAGTTAATCTTGAGACGGACTTAAAGGCTGAAGGTGCAACCGTTTTGGCTGTGAAAACAGATGTCTCAAATGCTGACGAGGTCGAGAATCTTGCAGAACAGACGGTGGATGTTTTCGGTGCGGTGCATATTCTCTGTAACAATGCTGGTGTTGTCTGTAGTCGTCCGATCTGGGAGCATACCCTTGCCGATTGGGAGTGGGTGTTGGGTGTTAACCTGTGGGGTGTGATTCACGGTATTCGCGCGTTTGTGCCGCGTATGCTCGCACAAGACGACGCGTGTCATATTGTGAATACTGCATCCATTTTGGGTTTAGTGGGCGGTAGTGGTGAAGGCATCTATAAGGTGAGCAAACACGGTGTCGTGGTGCTTTCGGAGACGCTCGCCGATGAATTGAAACAGAAAGAGGCGAATATTCAGGTGCATATTCTTTGTCCGGGTTGGGTTCGCACTGGAATTCTGGAGTCCTCTCGAAACCGTCCAGATGCATTGCAAAATCCAGAGACAGAGACACCACCACGTCAGGAAACTATTGGCGGTTCACGGAATGTCCGCACCGAGATGGAGGCGGGGCTGTTACCTACTGAGGTTGCAGAGCATGTCTATAACGCTATTCAGACGGGGACCTTCTATATTCACACACATCCTGAGCACAAGACGTGGGTTCGTGAACGTATGGAACGTATTCTTGCCTAA
- a CDS encoding Zn-dependent alcohol dehydrogenase has protein sequence MKAAVLYETDTYLKIEEFDLPRPRPNQVRVRLIASGVCHSDWHVVKGDWPFVRLPVILGHEGAGIIEEIGSDVTQVQVGDHVILSWKRNCGFCEMCQKGYPNLCALPADGSGRPTTKTGGHEIDQMAGLGTFGTETLVPQDAVVPIDKDMPLAQAALIGCGVMTGVGAAINTAQVSPGSSVAVFGCGGVGLNCIQGAALAGGEPVIAVDVLDNKLELGKQFGATHTVNASEVDPVERIKEITDGRGVHYAFEAIGLIGETFRQAILCTRSRGVTVFVGHAPENTPVEFDARMLMPEKMVIGSMYGTARPHVDFPRLVSLYKGGQLKLDELVTRTYPLEGINDAFEALAKGEVARSVLDLT, from the coding sequence ATGAAAGCCGCAGTATTGTATGAAACTGACACGTACTTAAAAATTGAAGAGTTTGACTTACCGCGTCCAAGACCGAATCAGGTGCGGGTACGACTGATCGCCAGCGGTGTTTGTCACTCCGATTGGCACGTCGTTAAAGGCGACTGGCCCTTCGTCAGGTTACCTGTTATTCTTGGACATGAAGGGGCTGGCATCATAGAAGAGATTGGCAGCGACGTAACCCAAGTCCAAGTCGGTGACCACGTTATCCTTTCATGGAAACGGAACTGCGGGTTTTGCGAGATGTGCCAGAAGGGGTATCCGAACTTATGCGCGCTTCCCGCTGACGGCTCCGGTAGACCTACCACAAAAACGGGCGGACATGAAATCGACCAGATGGCGGGGTTAGGGACCTTCGGTACCGAGACACTCGTGCCTCAAGATGCTGTCGTACCGATTGATAAAGACATGCCGTTGGCACAGGCAGCACTCATCGGATGTGGTGTGATGACAGGTGTTGGTGCCGCTATCAATACTGCTCAGGTTTCACCGGGCAGCTCAGTAGCTGTCTTCGGATGCGGCGGGGTCGGGTTAAATTGCATCCAAGGTGCCGCACTCGCTGGGGGTGAACCTGTTATTGCCGTTGATGTCCTTGACAACAAACTCGAACTTGGTAAACAGTTCGGTGCCACGCATACCGTTAACGCCTCCGAAGTAGATCCCGTAGAACGGATTAAGGAGATTACCGACGGACGCGGTGTCCACTACGCATTTGAAGCGATTGGGCTGATCGGGGAAACGTTCCGGCAAGCGATTCTCTGTACGCGAAGCAGAGGTGTGACGGTCTTCGTTGGACACGCACCGGAGAACACGCCTGTCGAATTTGATGCACGGATGCTGATGCCGGAGAAGATGGTTATCGGTTCAATGTACGGCACTGCACGCCCGCATGTGGATTTCCCACGCTTAGTTTCGCTCTATAAAGGTGGGCAACTTAAACTCGACGAACTCGTTACGCGTACCTATCCGTTAGAAGGGATTAACGACGCATTTGAAGCGTTGGCAAAAGGTGAAGTCGCACGGAGCGTTTTGGACTTAACTTAA
- a CDS encoding DUF169 domain-containing protein, producing MPEQLQQLLNLETAPIAVTFHDAKPEGVSRTEKVEASGCTYWRRAAEGKTFYTEASDHYNCPIGCYTHNVELPDAQMKELENTLGLMGELGYIAMEEVPGIPRHEDPFQSAVYSPLADATDTPDVVIISGTPRQMMLLTEAATAAGIGTENGVMGRPTCAVIPAVIQGGGSVSSLGCIGNRVYTALSDDDFYFAFPGEHIDALVEKLETIVNANRALEEYHQQRQAGI from the coding sequence ATGCCGGAACAATTACAACAATTACTCAATTTGGAAACCGCCCCTATCGCGGTAACTTTTCACGATGCGAAACCAGAGGGTGTTTCCCGGACAGAAAAGGTCGAAGCCTCCGGTTGTACCTATTGGCGACGCGCAGCGGAAGGCAAAACTTTCTATACCGAAGCCTCCGACCACTACAACTGTCCAATCGGGTGTTATACACACAATGTTGAACTCCCGGATGCACAGATGAAGGAACTCGAAAACACGCTCGGACTGATGGGAGAACTCGGTTATATCGCTATGGAAGAGGTCCCGGGCATACCTCGACACGAAGATCCGTTTCAGAGTGCTGTCTATTCTCCTTTAGCGGATGCCACTGACACGCCTGATGTCGTTATCATCTCCGGCACACCGAGACAGATGATGCTTCTAACAGAAGCAGCGACCGCTGCTGGCATTGGTACTGAGAACGGGGTTATGGGTAGACCGACGTGTGCAGTTATTCCCGCTGTCATACAAGGTGGCGGGAGCGTGAGCAGTTTGGGATGTATCGGTAACCGTGTGTATACTGCACTCTCCGACGATGACTTCTATTTCGCTTTCCCCGGTGAACACATTGACGCGCTCGTCGAAAAGTTGGAGACGATTGTAAATGCGAATCGTGCGTTAGAGGAATATCACCAGCAACGCCAAGCAGGGATTTAA
- a CDS encoding DUF4258 domain-containing protein: protein MLNEIRRKIRNGQFEFSQHATDQSIIRQIRVQEIREVIEQCEIIEDYPNDKYGPSCLILGFTRSRRPLHIQCSYPSRPLVKIITLYEPDPLRWTNFKLRGKNV from the coding sequence ATTCTTAATGAGATCCGAAGGAAAATAAGAAATGGACAGTTTGAGTTCTCACAACATGCTACGGATCAAAGTATTATTCGTCAGATCCGGGTGCAAGAAATTCGTGAAGTTATTGAACAGTGTGAAATAATTGAAGATTACCCGAATGATAAATACGGTCCGAGTTGCCTAATTTTGGGATTTACGCGATCAAGAAGACCTCTGCACATTCAGTGTAGTTATCCATCAAGACCCCTAGTCAAGATTATAACTTTATACGAACCAGACCCATTACGATGGACCAATTTCAAATTGAGAGGAAAAAATGTCTAA